The Mycolicibacterium duvalii DNA window CGCCACCGCGGCCACCGTGTCGCGGAACGCGACGTAGACGACGTCGTCGTTGGCCCGGACGAACAGTCCGTTGCGGCCGGCGTCGATGCCGCCGGCCGGGATCGTCGAGAGCACCACCCCGCCGTCGGCGGGCATGCTCGCGACGGCCCGGCAGGGAATGGTCAGGCTCAGGGAGCGCGGCGCCCCGGACACCAGCGGGGCGGTGATGTCCTCGACGAATCCGTCATCGTCGACGGCCTGCGGCCATGGGATGGTCGCGGTGGTCTGGGTGACGGGCAGCAGCGGCGTCAACGCGCACAGCACAATTCCGAGCAGCCCGGCGACGAACGCGACAAGACGGGCGGTCGGGGCGGGCACGAGGCTCGATGGTAGACGCCGTCAGCTCAGCCGCAGCGGCGCCGGGCTCCACAGGCCGCTGCGCGTTGCCGAACCGAGATCCAACCGGGCCGGTTCGGCGTCCGGGTAGTACGGCGTGAGCTGCTGCAGCGCTCCCCAGTCCCGGAACCAGTCGTGCTTGAGGTAGGTGGGCACCGAGGTGGCACGCAGCAGCAGTTCGGTGATGCCCAGCGGGCCGCCGCCGAGGTAGTCCATCACCGGCGAGTTGGCTTCGGCCCCGAAGCGGTCGGGCAGGATGCGCCACTTGGGCACCTCGATGACGCCGTTGCGGTGGTCGAACGGCCGCTGGCACGGGAACGCCAAGCCGACCAGCCAGTCGAGCAGCACCGGATCGGTCGAGCCGACCACGTCCTGCAGCGTGCGCAGGCTCGGGATGCGCGGTGGGGTGACGGCGATCCAGTGCTGCGGATCGAGGTCGTCGTCACTGGCGACGACCCGGATCTGGGTGGCGTCGGCCGGGATGGCGGTCAGCGGGGCTCGCAGGTTGCGCCAGGCCGGCGCCGCGCCGACGTCGCCGAACTCGACGGTGCCCGCCGGTTCGCCGTCGGGGCCGGCGTACTGCACGACGACCTCGCTGGAATCGAAGCGTCCGGCCGCGGCGATCACCAGCAGCGAGTCGGAGCGGTCGCGGTCGCGCCAGTCGTCGGGGAGCCGATACCAGGCCGAGCGCAGCGACGCCGGCTGTTGGGTACCGGCGCGCCAGCTGCCCAGGACCGGGGTCCGCGCGGGATCCAGGCCGTAGGGCAGCCGCGCACGGGAGCCGTTGACGCCGGCTGCGACGGTGGTGCCGCCTTCGGTGCCGGTTTCGCCGCCCGTGCCCGTCCCGCTGTCGTTGTCGCTGTCGGCGAAGTTGGTCGCGCCCGACTGGTCCATCACCGGGTCGGCGGAGATGTCGGACGGAATGCCGTTGGGGCGAAAGCCTTCTGCGGTCTCGGCGCCCAGCGCGTCACCGACCGTCGCCCCGATCGGCGACAGCAGACCCGCGGTCGGGTCCTGCTCGACCAGCACGTCCTCGGCCATGCCGCAGGTCTTGCCGGTCAGGGCCTGCAGGTTCGAGCGGCCCACGGTCCAGGCCGGGTACTGCCCGATCATCGCCACGGTCAGCGACACCACCTGGAAGGCGACCAGCGCCCAGGTGACGATTGCCAACGGGGCCTGCGCCACCGACCGCCACCGGCGCCCGCCGTTGGTCGGAGGGTCGCCACGGCCGGTGAAGTGCAACCACGCGGCCACCAGCAGGGTCAGCACCGAAAGGCCCAGCAGGATGGTGGTGAAGCCGAAGTGCCACTCGGGGAACGCGTTGGACCAGGGCACCCCGAAGTTGGAGACGTACCACCAGCCGTTGACCGTCGCGAAGGACAGCGCGGTGACGAACAGCACTGCTCCGGCGAAGACCGTGCGGTTACGCCGCGAACGCATCGCGGCCGCCGAGACGGCGACGGCGGCCAGCGCACCCAGCGAGCCGGCCAGCCCGGCGAACACCCCGAAGTGGTGGGTCCACTTCGTCGGGGTGAACATCATCGCCAGGAACGAGATGATGGTGATGCCGATGATGCGCCGGCTCGGCCCCAGCGCGGTGCCGGGGATCCGGCCCTTGCGCAGCGACATCGCGACCGCGACGGCCAGCGCGAGCAGCAGCGTCAGCACCGCGAACCGGCGGGCGACGGAGCCGTCGGGGGTGGTGGTGAACAGCCGGGAGTAGCGGATGTGTTCGTCGAACCAGGCCAGGCTGGGGCCGACGGCCGACTTGAAGCTGCTGGCCTGCAGCTCGCTGGCCAGTGTCTGGTCCCGGAAGATCAAGAACAGGGTGACGGTGCCGGCCGCGGCGATCGGAGCCAGCAACGCCCAGTAGCCGAATCGCGAGACATGGGCGCTGACAATCGTTTTCAGCGGACCGATGGCCACCAGCAGAGCCCCGATCGCGGCAACGCCGGTGGGTCCGGAGAACAGCGTGAGCGCACCGATGATGATCGCCACCGCGACGGGGAGCAACCGGCTGGTGGCCACACCCCGTTCGACCGAGCACCAGGTCAGCAGGATGCCCAGCGCGATGATCGGCTCGGGTCGCAGGCCGTTGTTCAGCGGCACCCAGAACGCCAGGAACAGGCCGGCCGCCGTCCACGCGGCGGCGCGGCTGTGCTTGACCGCCGAGCCCAGCCGGGGAATGACCTCGCGGCTGATCAGCCACCAGCACGCCAGAGCCATCAGAAGAGTGGGCAACCGCATCCACACGCTGGCGGTGGACACGTGCGCCCACAGGGCCAGCAGGTCGTAGTACCACCCGAACGGGGCTTCCGGGGTGCCGAACCAGCGGTAGTAGTTGGCCATGTAGCCGGCGTTCTCCGACACCCGCGCCATGGTGAGGATGTAGCCGTCGTCGGCGGTGTTGGCGCCGACGAAGTGCCACCACACCAGTACCGCGGTGACCAGGCCGTCCAGCGGCGACAGCGACCACCAGCGGGACGGCAGGAACCGCTTGTGCCGGCGGCCGTCGGCGCGGTCGAGCATGTGCAGCGCGACCAGCGAGGTCACCGTCATCGCGACGCCGATGATCATCGCCAGCAGCTTCAGCACGGTCGGCGATGTGCTGTACCGCGAGTCGACGGTGGCCGAGAACTCCAGGCCCGGGGGCGCCGGGCCGGACAGGTCGGTGAACACGCCGACGATCTGCGGGCGGAAGTCATAGCCGCCGCGTTCGCCGCGCAGCGGCTCGTCCGGGTTCTCGGTGGTGGCGTCGGCCTGGCCCTGGGTCAGGCCGACGA harbors:
- a CDS encoding arabinosyltransferase domain-containing protein, encoding MPRTGTNHRTVRLIAIVTGLLGALLAIATPLLPVTQTTAQLNWPQGGELASVDAPLIGYVATDLTVTVPCSAAAGLDRPGRTVLLSTVPKQAPKAIDRGLLIERVNDDLLVIVRNTPVVSAPLDLVLGPDCQELTFTAHADKVTGEFVGLTQGQADATTENPDEPLRGERGGYDFRPQIVGVFTDLSGPAPPGLEFSATVDSRYSTSPTVLKLLAMIIGVAMTVTSLVALHMLDRADGRRHKRFLPSRWWSLSPLDGLVTAVLVWWHFVGANTADDGYILTMARVSENAGYMANYYRWFGTPEAPFGWYYDLLALWAHVSTASVWMRLPTLLMALACWWLISREVIPRLGSAVKHSRAAAWTAAGLFLAFWVPLNNGLRPEPIIALGILLTWCSVERGVATSRLLPVAVAIIIGALTLFSGPTGVAAIGALLVAIGPLKTIVSAHVSRFGYWALLAPIAAAGTVTLFLIFRDQTLASELQASSFKSAVGPSLAWFDEHIRYSRLFTTTPDGSVARRFAVLTLLLALAVAVAMSLRKGRIPGTALGPSRRIIGITIISFLAMMFTPTKWTHHFGVFAGLAGSLGALAAVAVSAAAMRSRRNRTVFAGAVLFVTALSFATVNGWWYVSNFGVPWSNAFPEWHFGFTTILLGLSVLTLLVAAWLHFTGRGDPPTNGGRRWRSVAQAPLAIVTWALVAFQVVSLTVAMIGQYPAWTVGRSNLQALTGKTCGMAEDVLVEQDPTAGLLSPIGATVGDALGAETAEGFRPNGIPSDISADPVMDQSGATNFADSDNDSGTGTGGETGTEGGTTVAAGVNGSRARLPYGLDPARTPVLGSWRAGTQQPASLRSAWYRLPDDWRDRDRSDSLLVIAAAGRFDSSEVVVQYAGPDGEPAGTVEFGDVGAAPAWRNLRAPLTAIPADATQIRVVASDDDLDPQHWIAVTPPRIPSLRTLQDVVGSTDPVLLDWLVGLAFPCQRPFDHRNGVIEVPKWRILPDRFGAEANSPVMDYLGGGPLGITELLLRATSVPTYLKHDWFRDWGALQQLTPYYPDAEPARLDLGSATRSGLWSPAPLRLS